In Methanomassiliicoccales archaeon, the following are encoded in one genomic region:
- a CDS encoding tripartite tricarboxylate transporter permease, with amino-acid sequence MLRELILGMLGGTLTGLTPSLHVNTLASLINNLNFPLEGFSFVVLAYAMGLTHTFLDAFPSTFFGVPDEGTALSVLPAHRLALQGKGLEVINLSLRASLLAAIFSIALIPLYLMIAPHYTPEIGRAVVFLLAFLIVVTEKGIKKLYALFVLLLSGALGIVSDLLPLKEPFYHLFVGLFGVPAILLSLDNNNKISGGDATIEMSHSQLVGFSFLGTIFGMMASLLPTFTSSQAALIGSFVARSERTFLTITFAVNTANFVFGLGNFYSTGKTRNGILVLIRERYYPISLQEFLILLVATLAVAAIVNLYGLWLSKKLVNLIERIDYRTLNALILVATVLGSLFLDGLFGLLVLIAATLVGLTAVFLGVKRTACMGVLMFKVMLG; translated from the coding sequence ATGCTGAGGGAACTAATCCTCGGAATGCTTGGGGGAACATTAACTGGCTTAACACCTTCACTCCATGTTAACACTTTAGCTTCCCTTATAAACAACCTCAACTTTCCGCTTGAGGGCTTTTCCTTTGTTGTTCTAGCATATGCCATGGGCTTGACACATACTTTTCTTGATGCCTTTCCATCGACCTTTTTTGGAGTTCCGGATGAAGGGACCGCCTTAAGCGTTCTCCCGGCCCATAGGTTAGCACTTCAGGGAAAGGGCTTAGAAGTTATAAACCTCTCTCTGAGGGCCAGTTTGCTTGCAGCCATCTTTTCAATAGCATTAATTCCTTTATACTTGATGATTGCCCCCCACTATACTCCAGAGATAGGGAGGGCCGTTGTGTTTTTACTGGCTTTTCTCATAGTGGTAACTGAAAAAGGAATAAAGAAGCTCTACGCTCTTTTTGTCTTGCTTCTCTCTGGGGCCCTTGGTATTGTCAGCGATCTTTTACCGCTAAAGGAACCTTTTTATCACTTATTTGTGGGCCTTTTTGGAGTTCCAGCCATTTTACTTTCCCTCGACAACAACAATAAGATCTCTGGTGGAGATGCCACGATAGAAATGAGTCATTCTCAGCTCGTGGGATTCTCATTCCTAGGAACTATTTTTGGTATGATGGCCTCTTTACTGCCTACCTTTACTTCCTCACAAGCCGCATTGATAGGAAGCTTTGTTGCAAGGAGTGAGAGGACATTTTTAACGATCACATTTGCCGTAAATACAGCTAACTTTGTTTTTGGTCTTGGAAACTTCTACTCCACGGGCAAAACAAGAAATGGGATACTAGTTCTAATCAGGGAACGTTATTACCCAATAAGCCTCCAAGAGTTCTTGATTCTTTTAGTGGCCACATTGGCTGTAGCTGCCATAGTGAACCTTTATGGTCTCTGGTTGTCAAAGAAGCTTGTTAATCTGATAGAAAGGATTGATTACAGGACTTTGAATGCTCTAATATTGGTGGCAACAGTTTTAGGGTCTTTATTCCTAGATGGTTTATTTGGTCTTTTGGTTTTAATTGCAGCAACTCTAGTTGGCTTGACAGCTGTGTTTTTAGGCGTAAAGAGAACAGCTTGTATGGGAGTCTTAATGTTCAAAGTAATGCTTGGTTAA